From a region of the Balaenoptera ricei isolate mBalRic1 chromosome 11, mBalRic1.hap2, whole genome shotgun sequence genome:
- the LOC132374188 gene encoding prefoldin subunit 4-like: MAATMKKAAAEDVNVTFEDQQKVNKFARNTSRITELKEETEVKKKQLQNLEDAFEDIMLADDDCLMIPYQIGDVFISHSQEETQEMLEEAKKNLQEEIGALESRVESIQRVLADLKVQLYAKFGSNINLEADES, translated from the coding sequence ATGGCGGCCACCATGAAGAAGGCGGCTGCAGAAGATGTCAATGTTACTTTTGAAGATCAACAAAAGGTAAACAAATTTGCACGGAATACAAGTAGAATCACAGAgctgaaggaagaaacagaagtaaaaaagaaacaactccaGAATTTAGAAGATGCTTTTGAGGATATCATGCTTGCAGACGACGACTGCTTAATGATACCTTATCAGATTGGTGATGTTTTCATTAGCCATTCTCAAgaagaaacacaagaaatgttagaagaagcaaagaaaaatttgCAAGAAGAAATTGGTGCCTTAGAATCCAGAGTGGAATCAATTCAGCGGGTGTTAGCAGATTTGAAAGTTCAGTTATATGCaaaatttgggagtaacataAACCTTGAAGCTGATGAAagttaa